A region of Desulfuromonas sp. TF DNA encodes the following proteins:
- a CDS encoding NUDIX hydrolase, with protein MNRIVEEIYRGSVVTLAIEDHRLPNGRRARFEIIRHSGGAAALPLLPGGRVVLIRQLRPVCGGMVLEIPAGRLESEESPETCIDRELQEEIGYRAGKLEKLGKMLTTPGYSDEVVHLFAASELTPVERSPEPDECIETVILPLAEALEMVCSGEIADGRTQLALLLYSRMSGMSR; from the coding sequence ATGAATCGGATTGTTGAGGAGATATACCGCGGCAGCGTGGTCACACTTGCCATAGAGGACCACCGCCTCCCGAACGGACGACGGGCCCGTTTCGAAATCATCCGTCACTCCGGCGGCGCGGCGGCCCTGCCGCTGCTGCCGGGTGGGAGGGTGGTTCTCATCCGTCAGCTCCGTCCGGTCTGCGGCGGCATGGTTCTGGAGATCCCCGCCGGAAGGCTGGAGTCGGAGGAGTCGCCCGAAACCTGCATCGATCGGGAGCTTCAGGAGGAGATCGGGTACCGTGCCGGAAAGCTGGAGAAATTGGGAAAGATGCTGACCACTCCCGGTTACAGCGACGAGGTCGTGCACCTTTTTGCGGCCTCGGAGCTGACCCCGGTGGAGCGGTCGCCGGAACCGGATGAATGTATCGAGACGGTGATTCTTCCCCTTGCCGAAGCGCTGGAGATGGTGTGCAGCGGGGAGATCGCCGACGGCAGGACCCAATTGGCCCTTTTGCTGTATTCCCGGATGTCCGGGATGAGTCGATGA
- the nudC gene encoding NAD(+) diphosphatase produces MTMLPDFYSSPIHLPFNRTCLDADFRLAPPDADPGGVEGFWLLLRGTEILLTGASETPQLLQGPLPPSLAGGDEPPLYIGVWQGKPCRLLNLVGKENPSGFVAENLSAANPRLSIDLLSLGGTASQILHWEKISRNCSLCGGKMERVSGEWGKKCLSCGYAHYPHIHPCAIVLVRRAGEVLLTRKASWPPGRYSLVAGFLDFGECLEEAAAREVLEETGVLVQNIRYVGSQCWPFPSQLMAGFIADYAGGEVVVEEKELEDARWFPVDALPLMPPQRSIARYILDNFLSLGP; encoded by the coding sequence ATGACCATGCTTCCCGATTTCTACTCCTCCCCGATTCACCTGCCCTTCAATCGCACCTGCCTCGATGCGGACTTCCGGCTCGCTCCCCCCGATGCGGATCCCGGAGGCGTCGAAGGATTCTGGCTCCTGCTGCGGGGAACCGAAATTCTGCTCACCGGGGCATCCGAAACTCCGCAGCTTCTCCAGGGCCCTCTCCCCCCTTCTCTGGCAGGCGGAGACGAACCCCCTCTCTATATCGGCGTCTGGCAGGGAAAACCCTGCCGTTTGCTGAACCTGGTCGGAAAGGAGAACCCTTCGGGGTTCGTCGCCGAAAACCTTTCGGCCGCCAATCCGCGTCTCTCCATCGATCTGCTGTCTCTGGGCGGAACGGCAAGCCAGATCCTGCATTGGGAAAAGATCAGCCGGAACTGTTCTCTGTGTGGCGGGAAGATGGAGCGAGTGTCCGGTGAATGGGGGAAGAAGTGCCTCTCCTGCGGCTATGCCCATTATCCTCACATCCATCCCTGCGCCATCGTTCTGGTGCGGCGCGCCGGCGAGGTGCTCCTGACCCGGAAGGCCAGCTGGCCGCCGGGGCGTTACAGCCTGGTGGCGGGTTTTCTCGATTTCGGCGAGTGTCTGGAGGAGGCGGCGGCCAGGGAAGTCTTGGAGGAGACGGGGGTGCTGGTGCAAAATATCCGCTACGTGGGAAGTCAGTGCTGGCCTTTTCCAAGTCAGCTCATGGCGGGGTTCATTGCGGACTATGCCGGCGGCGAAGTCGTTGTCGAAGAGAAGGAGCTGGAGGACGCCCGCTGGTTTCCGGTCGACGCCCTGCCGCTCATGCCTCCCCAGCGCAGCATTGCCCGCTACATTCTGGATAACTTTCTATCACTAGGTCCTTGA
- the mnmH gene encoding tRNA 2-selenouridine(34) synthase MnmH, with amino-acid sequence MPHLTIDLEKALALRDRGALFVDARTPAEFAEATIPGAVNVPLLDDEERVRVGTVYKQEGKGVAKRLGVELVAPKIPAMLQEVTTALQGRRPPVVVFCWRGGMRSHALTTFLDLAGIPARQLVGGHKVFRACVREYFERGEWGKLLVLRGLTGVGKTRLLLRLRDEGYPVLDLEGLANHRGSAFGGLGLSSQPGQKAFEALLWDEMRKIPRSGYALAEGESKHIGRLVLPPRVHESLQKETSLWINASIDYRVRVILEEYPAIDRLRADFVRPIKALRARLGGEVVNRLLELLDRGEWESLVRDLMVLYYDPLYRHTRPDRRIEVDIEPLEEGLSSLRAAIEVVLHEKSRT; translated from the coding sequence ATGCCCCACCTGACCATCGACCTGGAAAAAGCCCTGGCCCTTCGCGACCGGGGCGCCCTGTTTGTGGACGCCCGGACCCCGGCAGAGTTTGCCGAGGCGACCATACCCGGCGCCGTGAACGTGCCGCTGCTCGACGATGAGGAGAGGGTGCGGGTGGGGACGGTCTATAAGCAGGAGGGCAAAGGCGTGGCCAAGCGCCTGGGGGTGGAGCTGGTGGCGCCGAAGATCCCGGCGATGCTGCAGGAGGTGACGACAGCTCTCCAAGGCCGCCGGCCGCCGGTGGTCGTCTTCTGCTGGCGCGGCGGCATGCGCAGCCATGCCCTGACCACCTTTCTCGATCTGGCCGGGATTCCGGCACGGCAGCTGGTCGGCGGACACAAGGTGTTTCGCGCCTGCGTTCGCGAGTATTTCGAACGGGGAGAGTGGGGAAAGCTGCTGGTGCTGCGGGGGCTCACCGGAGTGGGCAAGACCCGGCTGTTGCTGCGGCTGCGGGATGAGGGTTATCCCGTCCTCGATCTGGAAGGGCTGGCCAATCATCGGGGCAGCGCCTTCGGCGGTCTCGGCCTTTCGTCACAGCCGGGGCAGAAGGCTTTCGAGGCTCTGCTGTGGGATGAGATGCGCAAGATTCCCCGCAGCGGCTACGCCCTGGCCGAAGGGGAAAGCAAGCATATCGGCCGCCTGGTTCTGCCGCCCCGCGTTCACGAGTCCCTGCAGAAGGAGACATCCCTATGGATCAATGCTTCCATCGATTACCGGGTTCGGGTGATCCTCGAGGAGTATCCCGCCATTGACCGGCTCCGCGCGGATTTCGTGCGTCCGATCAAGGCTCTTCGGGCGAGGCTGGGCGGCGAAGTGGTCAATCGTCTTCTGGAGCTTCTCGATCGGGGCGAATGGGAATCCCTGGTGCGGGACCTGATGGTCCTCTACTACGATCCCCTTTATCGCCACACCAGGCCCGACCGGCGCATCGAGGTGGATATCGAGCCCCTGGAGGAGGGACTGAGCTCCCTCCGTGCCGCCATCGAGGTAGTCCTGCATGAAAAATCAAGGACCTAG
- a CDS encoding lytic transglycosylase domain-containing protein produces the protein MKLFRIMVLIATGVCLWSPAVTAEKAPEKDFSDWLENLRVEAAAAGISQETLETALATVKAPLPRVIALDRSQPEFTQSLEEYVAARANKKRIDGGREVMANYPTWLGRIEREYGVQRRFLVALWGIESNYGTNIGGLPVLQSLATLAYDGRRADYFRRELINALHILDDGHIPLELLNGSWAGAMGQCQFMPSSYRRFAVDATGEGRIDIWTTVPDVLASMANYLARAGWKDDQTWGRPVKLPKKFDTSLAGLDKRLPLSRWQALGVRRSDGSALPRRGDLRASLILPDGPGGPAYLVYDNFRALLSWNRSSAFAVAVGTLADRIKTR, from the coding sequence ATGAAGCTCTTTCGTATCATGGTTTTGATTGCGACAGGCGTTTGCCTGTGGTCGCCGGCCGTCACCGCGGAGAAGGCCCCGGAGAAGGACTTTTCGGACTGGCTTGAAAACCTCCGCGTGGAGGCCGCTGCCGCGGGGATATCGCAGGAGACGCTTGAGACGGCACTGGCCACGGTCAAGGCGCCGCTGCCTCGGGTGATCGCCCTCGATCGGAGTCAGCCGGAGTTCACGCAGTCTCTGGAGGAGTATGTCGCCGCCCGGGCCAACAAAAAGCGCATCGACGGCGGGCGCGAAGTGATGGCCAACTATCCGACCTGGCTGGGGCGGATCGAGCGGGAGTACGGCGTGCAGAGGCGCTTCCTCGTGGCCCTGTGGGGGATAGAGTCGAACTACGGTACGAACATCGGAGGACTTCCGGTCCTCCAGTCCCTGGCAACCCTGGCCTACGACGGGCGCCGCGCCGATTATTTCAGGAGGGAACTCATCAACGCGCTGCACATCCTCGATGACGGCCATATCCCCCTGGAACTCCTGAACGGTTCCTGGGCCGGCGCCATGGGACAGTGCCAGTTCATGCCCTCTTCCTATCGCCGCTTTGCAGTGGATGCCACCGGCGAGGGTCGCATCGATATCTGGACCACCGTCCCCGATGTCCTGGCTTCGATGGCCAACTATCTCGCTCGCGCCGGGTGGAAAGACGATCAGACCTGGGGGCGGCCGGTGAAACTTCCGAAAAAATTCGACACCTCCCTGGCCGGCCTGGATAAGAGACTTCCGCTTTCGCGCTGGCAGGCCCTCGGGGTGAGGCGCAGCGACGGAAGCGCCCTGCCCCGGCGCGGCGATCTCAGGGCTTCGCTGATCCTCCCCGATGGTCCCGGCGGGCCGGCCTACCTGGTTTACGACAACTTCCGGGCACTTCTTTCCTGGAACAGATCCAGCGCCTTTGCCGTTGCGGTCGGCACTCTAGCCGATCGGATAAAAACCCGATAG